A genomic window from Leptospira broomii serovar Hurstbridge str. 5399 includes:
- a CDS encoding NAD-dependent epimerase/dehydratase family protein, which produces MMKVLLTGSSGFVGSRLIPLLKSQGIQTIVVSSNRLAAGDTGELDGLLSKQSGQIDAIVHLGGRAHIVHDKDDDPKLAFFKANVETTKLLAEFAIRYKIRKFIYISSVKALGERSPTDEPLTVEDEPKPEDDYGKSKLEAEDTLRSICSHEFLQYTILRPPLIVGSGAKGNLNRLTWLVRKGIPLPFAGIKNKRSLVGVRNFCDAILFSLIHASTDNKIFLVSDSSLSTPELFRYFSEALGVRDSLFYFPQGILRLLRLLPGLGGIIDRLCGSLEIDSSPLLELGWNPKVPIQEEIRALCSDSKIDASN; this is translated from the coding sequence ATGATGAAAGTTTTACTTACCGGATCTAGCGGTTTCGTCGGAAGTCGCCTTATCCCGCTTTTAAAGTCGCAGGGCATTCAAACAATCGTTGTGTCCTCGAACCGCCTAGCAGCCGGCGATACCGGAGAATTGGACGGGCTATTGTCGAAGCAATCGGGACAGATCGACGCAATCGTGCATTTAGGAGGGCGTGCTCATATCGTTCATGATAAGGACGACGATCCGAAGCTTGCTTTCTTTAAGGCGAACGTCGAGACTACAAAACTTTTAGCGGAGTTTGCGATCCGGTATAAGATTCGGAAATTCATTTATATCAGTTCGGTAAAGGCTTTGGGGGAACGATCTCCGACCGACGAGCCGCTGACAGTCGAAGATGAACCGAAACCGGAAGACGACTACGGTAAAAGCAAGTTGGAAGCGGAAGATACGTTACGCTCCATTTGCTCACATGAGTTCCTACAGTACACGATTCTTCGTCCGCCATTGATCGTCGGATCCGGAGCAAAAGGAAATCTGAATCGACTCACTTGGCTCGTAAGAAAAGGAATCCCGCTGCCGTTCGCCGGGATTAAGAATAAAAGAAGCCTAGTTGGTGTTCGAAATTTCTGCGATGCAATATTGTTTAGTTTGATTCACGCAAGTACGGACAATAAAATTTTTCTAGTCAGCGATTCTTCGCTTTCCACACCTGAACTCTTTCGGTATTTTTCGGAGGCTCTCGGAGTACGAGATTCGCTCTTCTACTTTCCTCAGGGTATTCTCCGTCTTTTGCGACTATTACCGGGACTAGGCGGAATAATCGATCGCTTGTGCGGATCCCTAGAGATCGATTCGTCTCCTTTGCTTGAACTGGGCTGGAATCCTAAAGTACCGATTCAAGAAGAAATACGAGCCCTTTGTTCCGATTCGAAGATAGACGCTTCGAATTGA
- a CDS encoding CapA family protein, producing the protein MGFRFKLSKYFNSARSHLVFLPSVMLGCAFILGCASSSKTPASPPPVTSASETSGFADQLRSGFEKLIGQEDDPEVLKVLVGGDVMFNWGIRDTIRAKGELAPVQGLKSIFEEVDLRMLNLETPVVSEKSWDLGKSYVFQAKDKDLDSLSYLGVDLVFLGNNHAMDHGLEGIAETRKFLKNRGISFIGAGKNLDEALGPWSLEKKGTKLLVYSATNVAETRENYASDKPGVLYFEPSVILPSLKKDPPIVPEKFRKKGRKFKKVRAVAPLRRTTILDSGFRIVSLHWGVEYSPLPTKEQRDQARLLLENGVQVIVGHHPHIPQGIEKIGRGLVFYSLGNLIFGSRNTYLNHNLIAILHVKKGKLLRAELVPIFGKFQTTIHQVRPLEGDEAKAFLREIAVLSEDLGTKIRIEGDRGWIDLEDLK; encoded by the coding sequence ATGGGATTCCGCTTCAAACTCAGCAAATACTTTAATTCAGCACGATCTCATTTAGTCTTTCTCCCATCGGTCATGCTCGGTTGCGCGTTCATCTTAGGATGCGCTAGCTCTTCCAAAACTCCCGCTTCACCCCCTCCAGTAACTTCGGCGTCGGAAACTTCCGGGTTTGCCGACCAGCTTCGCAGCGGGTTTGAAAAACTAATCGGGCAGGAGGATGATCCTGAAGTTTTAAAAGTTCTCGTCGGCGGGGACGTCATGTTCAATTGGGGAATTCGCGATACGATTCGAGCTAAGGGAGAGTTAGCGCCAGTCCAAGGATTGAAAAGTATATTCGAAGAAGTTGATTTACGAATGTTGAATCTAGAAACCCCGGTCGTATCGGAAAAATCCTGGGATTTAGGTAAGTCTTATGTGTTCCAAGCGAAGGATAAAGATTTGGACTCCTTGTCTTATTTGGGAGTGGATCTTGTTTTTTTAGGAAACAATCATGCCATGGATCACGGGTTGGAAGGGATCGCCGAGACTAGAAAATTCCTAAAAAACAGAGGGATTTCGTTTATCGGTGCCGGTAAAAATTTGGATGAAGCTTTAGGTCCTTGGTCTCTCGAAAAAAAAGGAACTAAGCTTCTCGTTTATTCCGCTACGAACGTAGCCGAAACTCGCGAGAATTATGCGAGTGATAAACCCGGAGTATTGTACTTCGAGCCGTCGGTCATCTTACCGAGCTTAAAAAAAGATCCGCCAATCGTTCCGGAAAAATTCAGAAAGAAAGGTCGAAAGTTCAAAAAAGTAAGGGCGGTTGCCCCTTTACGTAGAACGACCATCCTCGATTCGGGGTTTAGAATCGTGTCGCTTCATTGGGGGGTGGAATACTCTCCTCTTCCTACTAAAGAACAGCGAGATCAGGCAAGACTTTTACTTGAAAACGGAGTTCAAGTGATCGTGGGTCATCATCCTCATATTCCCCAAGGAATTGAGAAAATCGGTCGAGGGCTCGTATTCTATTCGCTGGGGAATCTTATTTTCGGAAGCCGTAATACCTATCTAAACCACAACCTGATCGCGATACTTCATGTAAAAAAGGGAAAATTGCTTCGAGCCGAACTTGTGCCGATCTTTGGAAAATTCCAAACGACAATTCATCAAGTGAGACCGCTGGAAGGGGACGAAGCTAAGGCATTTCTAAGGGAAATCGCCGTTCTATCGGAGGATTTAGGAACTAAGATTCGAATCGAAGGAGATCGAGGCTGGATTGATTTAGAGGACTTGAAATAA
- the rpsF gene encoding 30S ribosomal protein S6: MRNYEITTITRSTAKEAAKTEVVDIFKKHSVNVTAEEDWGQKKLWHPIKHQDYGTYTHFKVNAEQAAIEKVERDFKLNQNLLRSMIVRLNG, translated from the coding sequence TTGAGAAACTACGAGATAACCACAATTACGCGTTCTACCGCGAAGGAAGCTGCTAAGACTGAAGTTGTTGACATCTTCAAAAAGCATTCCGTCAACGTGACCGCCGAAGAAGATTGGGGCCAAAAAAAACTTTGGCATCCCATTAAACACCAGGACTACGGGACCTACACCCATTTCAAGGTAAACGCAGAACAAGCAGCAATCGAAAAGGTAGAACGAGACTTCAAGCTAAACCAGAATCTTCTCCGTTCTATGATCGTCCGGCTCAATGGCTAA
- a CDS encoding single-stranded DNA-binding protein encodes MANDINRVTLVGRLTRDPEFKTVNGTSLVNFSLANGRTYVSNGEKKEETHFFDCEAWGKGADIIQQYCKKGKQLVVEGRLKQDTWETMEGKKASRIRIVVENFQMIGAKESGGGDYGSSATTGGSSYATSSHEEFGSSGTDDDIPF; translated from the coding sequence ATGGCTAACGATATCAATCGGGTGACCCTGGTTGGGCGCCTAACCCGAGATCCGGAATTTAAGACGGTGAACGGGACTTCCTTGGTGAATTTTTCCCTGGCTAACGGCCGTACCTACGTCTCCAACGGTGAGAAGAAAGAGGAAACTCATTTTTTCGACTGTGAGGCTTGGGGAAAGGGAGCTGATATCATCCAGCAATACTGCAAAAAGGGCAAGCAGCTCGTCGTCGAAGGACGGCTTAAGCAGGATACCTGGGAAACCATGGAAGGCAAGAAAGCCTCCCGGATCCGGATCGTCGTGGAGAACTTCCAGATGATCGGAGCAAAGGAAAGTGGCGGCGGAGACTACGGTTCATCCGCTACTACTGGCGGATCTTCCTACGCAACCTCTTCGCACGAAGAGTTCGGAAGCTCCGGAACCGACGACGACATACCCTTTTAA
- the rpsR gene encoding 30S ribosomal protein S18, with protein MAENEVQEEVGRAEASMDGIPTGEHEGGRPPKKQNKYKKKVCRFTADPELAKQINYKNIELLERFITNRGKIIPRRITGTSAKYQRILAREIRKARSIGLLPFKVN; from the coding sequence ATGGCAGAGAACGAAGTACAAGAAGAAGTTGGAAGAGCAGAAGCTTCCATGGACGGCATCCCCACCGGGGAACACGAAGGTGGCCGCCCTCCCAAAAAACAGAATAAATATAAGAAGAAAGTTTGCCGCTTTACTGCGGATCCCGAACTTGCAAAGCAGATCAACTATAAGAATATAGAGCTTTTAGAAAGATTCATTACCAACCGTGGTAAGATCATCCCTCGCAGAATTACCGGTACTTCCGCAAAATACCAAAGAATTCTTGCTCGAGAGATTCGCAAAGCACGTAGTATCGGTCTTCTTCCCTTTAAGGTGAACTGA
- the rplI gene encoding 50S ribosomal protein L9, with translation MRVVLQKDVSNLGDAGDIKEVADGFARNYLFPQRLAVRADEGKTKMAIHQKRLADLKKDKRKKAMESVSSGLNGKEFDIFVKTGGGDKLFGAVTAADVASLLKKDGYEVDKRKIEFPEPIRNLGSYKLKVRLAEGILPTITVNVKKEEEAVAEG, from the coding sequence ATGAGAGTTGTTTTACAAAAAGACGTGTCAAACCTCGGCGATGCCGGGGATATCAAGGAAGTTGCGGACGGATTCGCTCGTAATTACCTTTTTCCGCAACGCTTAGCGGTTCGCGCCGACGAAGGCAAAACCAAGATGGCGATCCATCAAAAGAGATTAGCGGATCTTAAAAAAGATAAACGTAAAAAGGCGATGGAATCCGTTTCCTCGGGCTTGAACGGTAAAGAATTCGATATCTTCGTTAAAACCGGCGGCGGAGATAAATTGTTCGGCGCGGTCACTGCAGCAGATGTCGCTTCTCTTTTAAAGAAAGACGGTTATGAAGTGGATAAGCGTAAGATCGAATTTCCGGAACCCATCCGTAATTTGGGTTCCTATAAATTGAAAGTCCGCTTGGCGGAAGGTATCCTCCCGACAATCACCGTTAACGTGAAGAAAGAGGAAGAAGCCGTAGCCGAAGGCTGA
- the dnaB gene encoding replicative DNA helicase gives MQADSLFELESEKSFLGFLLLKGAENLVDIPLQAEDFYHDTHRRVYKAILDLVDKRTAIDPVSVLNFLKENSLLKDPEKEYEYIYSLYRDTVVSHPLGYYAERIKRLSERRTYAKLLHSALELVQKEPGENESVFNQIERSLTEVSRATDVKGLLPVSQDKAALSEYIKDIMQSRGQIKGLRTNFTQFDEMTSGLKEYELMVLAARPGNGKTTLAMNIASNVALMHNKPVVIFSLEMSRMELLLKLVCAHAQVESNKLKRSEVTKSDAPKLLDAIIKVTSAPIYIDDSGALTVDDFKGRIRKLLTNETLGLIIVDYLQLMSDPKSRDGGRQQEVASISRTLKQIAKEARCPVVALSQMNRSIEQRSKDQRPQLADLRESGAIEQDADIVTFIYRGTGKDGEQDDSVRPGTAEIIVAKNRSGPTGSFPLAFRPELSRFDNI, from the coding sequence ATGCAAGCCGACTCCCTTTTCGAACTTGAATCCGAGAAGTCCTTCTTGGGTTTCTTGCTCTTAAAGGGAGCGGAAAACTTGGTAGATATTCCGCTTCAGGCTGAAGACTTTTACCATGACACTCATAGACGAGTTTATAAAGCTATTCTAGATCTGGTTGATAAGCGAACCGCAATCGATCCTGTTTCCGTTCTTAATTTCTTAAAAGAAAATTCTCTCCTTAAAGATCCGGAAAAAGAATACGAATATATCTATTCTCTTTATCGAGATACCGTCGTTTCGCATCCGCTAGGCTATTATGCGGAAAGAATCAAACGTCTTTCCGAACGCAGAACTTACGCTAAACTTTTACATAGCGCTCTCGAATTAGTTCAAAAAGAGCCCGGCGAGAACGAATCCGTCTTTAACCAAATCGAGAGAAGCCTAACCGAAGTCTCCAGAGCGACGGATGTAAAGGGATTACTTCCGGTTTCTCAGGACAAGGCCGCCTTATCCGAATACATAAAGGATATCATGCAAAGTCGGGGCCAGATCAAAGGCCTTCGAACTAATTTTACTCAGTTCGACGAAATGACTTCCGGCTTGAAGGAATACGAGCTGATGGTTTTAGCGGCTCGTCCCGGAAACGGAAAAACGACGCTCGCGATGAATATTGCTTCGAACGTAGCGTTAATGCATAATAAGCCTGTCGTAATCTTTTCTCTTGAGATGAGCAGGATGGAACTCCTACTCAAACTCGTTTGCGCCCACGCCCAGGTAGAATCCAATAAACTAAAGCGCTCCGAAGTAACCAAGTCAGATGCACCCAAGCTTTTGGATGCGATTATAAAAGTGACCTCGGCACCCATATACATAGACGACTCCGGAGCGCTGACTGTGGACGATTTTAAGGGAAGGATCCGTAAGTTACTGACGAACGAGACCTTGGGATTAATCATCGTGGATTATCTTCAGCTGATGAGCGATCCTAAAAGTCGAGACGGCGGAAGACAGCAAGAAGTTGCTTCCATCTCCCGTACTTTGAAACAAATCGCAAAAGAGGCGAGGTGTCCCGTCGTTGCTTTGTCTCAGATGAACCGCTCCATCGAACAAAGATCTAAGGATCAACGACCTCAATTGGCCGACCTTCGAGAGTCTGGGGCCATCGAACAGGATGCGGATATCGTAACATTCATTTATCGGGGAACCGGTAAGGACGGCGAGCAAGACGATAGTGTTAGGCCGGGAACTGCCGAAATCATAGTAGCCAAGAACCGTTCCGGACCTACCGGTTCTTTTCCACTTGCCTTCAGACCCGAACTTTCCAGATTTGATAACATCTAA
- the aspS gene encoding aspartate--tRNA ligase gives MEDWILNNYKNRSWAGETTQAQEGKTIGLFGWAFRFRDQGGVIFVDLRDRTGILQVVLRKEILGEDFHLAEKIRSEYVIAVQGILRKRDPESINPKMQTGTVELVVDKLQILNAAKTPPFSLDEFEEISEEHRLKYRYLDFRRDELKNRIIKRHEFIFAIRNYLNSRKFLEIETPILNKSTPEGARDFLVPSRLNPNSFYALPQSPQIFKQILMVGGVERYFQIVKCFRDEDLRADRQPEFTQLDMEFAFVSQEEILSEIEGLFSKVFQEVFGVSFKGPFSRMPYKQAMEEYGSDKPDLRFGMKLVNVSEFVKDSDFQVFSGAVNSGGVVKAICVPGGSVISRKEIEDLTAWLNRDYKAKGLAYMKHGTDGLESTITKRFSKESLQSIQKAVGSKEGDMVFFGADEAGIVNHSLGALRLKLSERFDKPQEGSFHISWIVDFPMFEWNKDAKRWDSLHHPFTSPGDESLEIFSSEEALQKGAGNSLAKAYDLVLNGVEIGGGSIRIHSQEIQNRVFSVLGIGTEEAKEKFGFLLDALEYGAPPHGGIAFGIDRILMLMTGGKSIRDVIAFPKTQKGVCLMSECPSAVEEKQLQELKLRLVKV, from the coding sequence TTGGAAGATTGGATTCTAAATAATTACAAGAACAGATCCTGGGCAGGAGAGACCACTCAAGCACAGGAAGGAAAGACGATCGGACTGTTCGGCTGGGCCTTCCGCTTCCGCGACCAAGGCGGAGTCATTTTCGTAGACTTGAGAGATCGTACCGGAATTTTGCAAGTCGTTCTCCGGAAGGAAATTTTGGGCGAGGACTTCCATCTTGCCGAAAAAATTCGTTCCGAATATGTGATTGCAGTCCAAGGAATCCTGCGAAAGAGAGATCCTGAAAGCATCAATCCAAAGATGCAAACCGGAACGGTAGAACTCGTAGTCGATAAATTGCAGATCTTAAATGCCGCCAAAACTCCTCCTTTTTCTCTGGATGAATTCGAGGAAATATCCGAAGAGCATAGGCTTAAATATCGCTATCTGGATTTTCGTCGCGACGAATTAAAAAATCGAATCATTAAACGACATGAATTCATATTCGCTATCCGTAATTATCTGAATTCCAGAAAATTTTTAGAGATAGAGACTCCGATTCTTAATAAGTCGACTCCCGAGGGAGCCCGGGACTTTTTAGTTCCGTCCAGATTGAATCCGAATTCGTTTTACGCACTTCCTCAGTCGCCTCAGATATTTAAGCAAATTTTAATGGTCGGCGGCGTTGAAAGATATTTCCAAATCGTAAAATGTTTCCGCGATGAGGATTTGCGCGCAGATAGACAACCTGAATTTACGCAATTAGATATGGAATTTGCCTTCGTTTCCCAGGAGGAAATCCTAAGTGAAATCGAAGGCCTATTTTCGAAAGTTTTCCAGGAAGTATTCGGCGTTTCGTTCAAGGGTCCTTTTTCACGGATGCCGTACAAGCAGGCGATGGAAGAATACGGCTCCGACAAACCGGACTTGAGATTCGGAATGAAGCTCGTAAACGTTTCCGAATTCGTAAAAGACAGCGATTTCCAGGTTTTCTCCGGCGCGGTCAATAGCGGAGGCGTTGTAAAAGCGATTTGCGTGCCGGGCGGGTCGGTCATTTCTCGCAAGGAAATCGAAGATCTGACGGCCTGGTTGAATCGGGACTATAAGGCTAAGGGCCTGGCTTATATGAAGCACGGAACGGATGGCCTCGAATCTACGATTACAAAACGCTTTTCTAAGGAAAGCTTACAATCAATCCAAAAAGCGGTGGGTTCCAAAGAAGGAGACATGGTCTTCTTCGGTGCGGATGAAGCGGGAATTGTGAACCATTCTTTAGGCGCATTACGTCTAAAGTTATCGGAAAGATTTGACAAACCGCAGGAAGGAAGCTTCCATATTTCCTGGATTGTGGATTTTCCGATGTTTGAATGGAATAAGGACGCGAAACGTTGGGATTCACTACATCATCCGTTCACTTCTCCAGGGGACGAAAGTTTGGAAATTTTTTCTTCCGAAGAGGCGCTTCAAAAAGGTGCGGGTAATTCACTCGCAAAAGCCTATGATCTCGTTCTAAACGGAGTTGAAATCGGAGGAGGATCCATCCGGATTCATTCCCAGGAAATTCAAAATAGAGTCTTTTCCGTTTTGGGAATCGGCACCGAAGAAGCGAAAGAAAAATTCGGATTCCTTTTAGATGCTCTGGAATACGGAGCTCCTCCGCACGGGGGAATCGCTTTCGGAATCGATAGGATTTTAATGCTAATGACGGGTGGGAAATCGATTCGGGATGTGATCGCGTTTCCGAAAACCCAGAAAGGAGTTTGCTTGATGAGCGAATGCCCTTCTGCGGTTGAGGAAAAGCAACTGCAAGAACTGAAGTTAAGACTAGTAAAGGTATAA
- a CDS encoding PhoH family protein: MRKEQFIFESQDLYRKICGINDSGVKILEKQLEVDLIPRGNGFQLEGNSPKVDFALDFFRLLETNYRDRPDREFTDSFDFAYLLKQVTKEKKKEERRGEDEPFKPSEKILTTYRGKHLYPRTKNQDKYIQSFLNNLITFGIGPAGTGKTFLSVAMACRFLQNGMVDKIVLTRPAVEAGENLGFLPGDLNQKVDPYLRPVYDALNECIGFEKTQEYIALTKIEIAPVAFMRGRTLSKSFIILDEAQNCTLSQLKMIMTRLGRNSRMCISGDVTQIDLEHGRSGFDKVVNLFRSTESIGQIFFGKEDITRHPLVETIVRKFEEL, encoded by the coding sequence ATCAGGAAAGAACAATTTATTTTCGAGAGCCAGGATCTCTATCGCAAGATCTGCGGGATCAATGATAGCGGAGTAAAGATCCTGGAAAAACAATTAGAGGTGGATTTGATCCCGAGAGGGAACGGTTTCCAACTGGAAGGTAACTCTCCTAAGGTCGATTTTGCGTTAGATTTTTTTCGTCTTCTTGAAACGAATTACAGAGATCGTCCGGATAGGGAATTTACGGATTCCTTCGACTTCGCCTACCTTTTAAAGCAGGTTACGAAGGAGAAGAAGAAGGAGGAACGAAGAGGCGAGGACGAGCCTTTTAAACCTTCGGAAAAGATTCTTACAACGTATCGCGGTAAGCATCTTTATCCTAGAACCAAAAACCAAGATAAGTATATTCAATCTTTTTTAAATAACCTGATTACGTTCGGCATCGGCCCTGCGGGGACCGGAAAAACGTTCTTATCCGTTGCAATGGCGTGCAGATTCTTACAGAACGGAATGGTCGATAAAATCGTACTGACGCGCCCGGCAGTGGAAGCGGGAGAAAATCTTGGCTTTCTTCCCGGCGATCTAAATCAAAAAGTAGACCCTTATTTGCGGCCCGTTTACGACGCTCTGAACGAATGCATCGGCTTCGAAAAGACCCAGGAATATATCGCGTTAACAAAGATAGAAATCGCTCCGGTCGCCTTTATGAGAGGTCGTACATTATCTAAAAGTTTCATCATTTTGGACGAGGCCCAGAACTGCACTTTGTCCCAACTTAAGATGATTATGACTCGTTTAGGCAGAAACTCTCGTATGTGCATATCCGGGGACGTCACGCAAATCGATTTGGAGCACGGACGTTCCGGTTTCGATAAAGTCGTAAATTTATTTAGAAGTACGGAAAGTATTGGTCAGATATTTTTTGGAAAGGAAGATATCACCAGACATCCTTTGGTGGAAACCATCGTAAGGAAATTCGAAGAGTTATAA
- a CDS encoding HD family phosphohydrolase: MFSLSSYLENGMAWITDTLTKVRPISFVRKFQVMLTVITLLVVTWMLAIPFFGQDKIDLSPDGLYSEGKTALDKIVSTKDIVYEDEEKTKAKKLKAFQSAPNFFDRDYAILTETIRPAIQEDMENYRNFRPSAEGKGAQELLNIAPRWKNRSKEELETLLKAPSKARVRDMVLQYSNLVFSNFCILRDSPPDYPSVRTVEARVRNTGAGSNKEQVSSLEGSLVIPRTFLYRDDATIITLNRIASEKLQTIDPLLLGIIQRLSLTYIYSNPACTYNAQETAAQKKFAMDRAEPVNSRINAGEIIVRAGEIITPDIYQKLLIVNKYATRANIASILSILLIQSIFVIIVYAFLKKYNPKRLNDVSSNVIVFTLIWALVLWAYLASKAFYNFENSYDSAFYFALVVPTGMVCLILSMVYDEQLSIAIGFFLAFFVFAASRYNPTSFILAFVMTVVAATYGRKMRKRIDFIKAGFYMALVQMLISSSGYLFDSRNYWVAVPSGSHLRDLWESNIFKLYLLCLVNGFVCSTLTQLLLPIYEYVFNIPTRFKLMELADTGHPLLQSLLTKAPSTYTHTFLVAAMSERAAQNLELDWLLTRVGVYFHDIGKIPNAGFFVENQHLIPKKENIDKNNPALAAKIVIDHVLDGIEMAKKARLPREVIDFIPEHHGTSTMAFFYHKALSELSPSQRKKLRKEDFQYPGPKPQRKETAIVMIADSLEAASRSLEEVTPEALENLITKIVNSKLAENQLDECGLTLGDLEVVKSSFKEVLLSSLHSRPKYPKPEETKALEEKNKNVLLKSGRKAS, encoded by the coding sequence ATGTTTTCCTTAAGTTCTTACTTAGAAAACGGAATGGCATGGATTACGGATACCTTGACCAAGGTACGCCCCATTTCTTTTGTGAGAAAATTCCAAGTTATGCTTACGGTAATCACCTTGCTGGTCGTGACCTGGATGCTTGCGATCCCCTTTTTCGGTCAGGATAAAATCGATCTATCGCCGGACGGTCTTTATTCGGAAGGTAAGACCGCTTTGGACAAGATCGTTTCCACGAAAGACATCGTTTACGAAGATGAGGAAAAAACCAAAGCTAAGAAGTTGAAGGCATTCCAATCCGCTCCGAATTTTTTCGATAGGGATTACGCCATTCTAACGGAAACGATTCGACCTGCGATCCAAGAGGATATGGAAAACTATCGCAATTTTCGCCCAAGCGCAGAAGGGAAGGGCGCGCAGGAGCTCCTAAACATCGCCCCTCGTTGGAAAAATAGATCCAAGGAAGAGTTGGAAACTCTTCTCAAAGCTCCCAGTAAGGCGCGTGTCCGGGATATGGTGCTTCAATATAGCAATCTTGTTTTTTCCAATTTTTGCATTTTGCGGGATTCACCTCCCGACTATCCGTCCGTACGGACGGTGGAAGCGCGGGTTCGGAATACCGGCGCCGGCAGCAATAAGGAACAAGTTTCTTCGTTAGAGGGAAGCCTGGTGATTCCCCGAACGTTTCTTTACCGGGATGATGCGACGATCATCACCTTAAATAGGATCGCTTCCGAAAAACTTCAAACCATAGATCCGTTGCTGTTAGGGATAATTCAAAGACTTTCACTAACTTATATCTATTCAAATCCGGCTTGTACGTATAACGCACAGGAAACCGCCGCTCAAAAGAAATTTGCGATGGACCGCGCCGAGCCCGTAAACAGTCGGATCAATGCCGGTGAGATCATCGTTCGTGCAGGAGAGATCATCACTCCGGACATTTATCAAAAATTATTAATTGTTAATAAATACGCGACTCGAGCCAATATAGCCTCCATACTTTCAATTTTACTGATTCAATCCATTTTCGTAATTATCGTCTATGCTTTTCTAAAGAAATATAATCCAAAAAGGTTGAACGACGTCTCCAGTAACGTGATCGTTTTTACTTTGATTTGGGCGCTCGTGCTTTGGGCGTATCTTGCATCTAAAGCTTTCTATAATTTCGAGAATAGTTATGATTCCGCTTTTTATTTCGCTCTAGTCGTTCCTACCGGAATGGTATGCCTGATTTTATCGATGGTTTACGACGAGCAATTGTCGATCGCCATCGGGTTCTTCCTTGCCTTTTTCGTTTTTGCCGCATCCAGATACAATCCAACCTCCTTCATTTTGGCGTTCGTAATGACGGTTGTGGCGGCCACTTACGGCAGGAAAATGCGTAAGCGCATCGATTTTATCAAGGCCGGATTTTATATGGCTTTGGTTCAAATGTTGATCTCTTCCTCAGGCTACCTTTTCGATTCTAGAAATTACTGGGTCGCGGTTCCTTCCGGCTCGCATTTAAGGGATTTATGGGAATCTAATATATTTAAATTATACTTACTCTGTCTAGTAAACGGATTTGTTTGTTCCACTTTGACCCAATTATTATTACCGATTTACGAATACGTATTCAATATACCGACTCGTTTTAAGCTGATGGAATTGGCCGATACGGGGCATCCGTTGTTACAAAGCCTTTTAACGAAGGCTCCTTCGACCTACACTCACACTTTTTTAGTGGCGGCAATGTCGGAAAGAGCGGCTCAGAATCTGGAGTTGGATTGGCTTTTGACGCGAGTCGGAGTCTATTTCCACGATATCGGAAAGATTCCGAATGCCGGCTTCTTCGTCGAGAATCAGCATTTGATTCCTAAGAAAGAGAATATCGATAAGAATAATCCGGCATTGGCTGCTAAGATCGTAATCGATCATGTACTGGACGGAATCGAAATGGCAAAGAAAGCCAGGCTTCCCCGGGAAGTAATCGATTTTATTCCGGAGCACCACGGCACGTCCACAATGGCGTTCTTTTATCATAAAGCGTTATCGGAACTTTCTCCGTCCCAAAGAAAGAAATTAAGAAAGGAAGATTTTCAATATCCCGGTCCCAAACCCCAGCGGAAGGAAACGGCGATCGTTATGATTGCGGATAGCCTGGAAGCGGCAAGCCGGTCGTTGGAGGAAGTTACTCCGGAAGCATTGGAAAATCTTATTACAAAAATAGTAAATAGTAAGCTGGCCGAGAACCAATTGGACGAATGCGGTCTGACCCTAGGCGATTTGGAAGTCGTAAAATCCTCCTTTAAGGAGGTCCTTCTTTCGAGCTTACATTCTCGACCTAAATATCCTAAGCCGGAAGAAACGAAGGCTTTGGAAGAGAAGAATAAGAACGTTCTCCTTAAATCCGGGAGAAAGGCCTCTTAG
- the ybeY gene encoding rRNA maturation RNase YbeY, protein MKRLLEFSFPQTECSLSILIVDDEAIREINRVRRNKDKETDVLSFPLSFDMEPWTLPPNKNKLDFGPILSLGEIVISWDTCKVQAKEIGHTEEEEFFRLLVHGFLHLIGYDHERGPKDEELMKRKEDLCLDLILEL, encoded by the coding sequence ATAAAGAGACTATTGGAATTTTCCTTTCCTCAAACGGAATGCTCCCTTTCTATTCTTATAGTCGATGATGAAGCGATCCGAGAGATCAATCGAGTTCGCAGGAATAAAGATAAAGAGACGGACGTATTATCTTTTCCGTTAAGTTTCGATATGGAACCTTGGACATTACCTCCGAACAAAAATAAACTCGACTTCGGACCTATTTTGAGCTTGGGGGAGATCGTAATCTCCTGGGATACTTGCAAGGTCCAAGCAAAGGAAATCGGACACACGGAAGAGGAAGAATTCTTTCGCTTACTCGTGCATGGTTTTCTCCATCTGATCGGATACGATCATGAGCGGGGACCTAAAGACGAAGAGTTGATGAAGCGGAAGGAGGATCTATGTCTGGATCTCATTCTGGAGCTCTAA